From Draconibacterium halophilum, one genomic window encodes:
- a CDS encoding carbohydrate kinase family protein produces MNITNKEILCIGEVLWDRIPSGAKPGGAPMNVALHLNAIGLDASIASSVGNDSAGKQLIDFLQNLGVDTSLVQTDKKLPTSEVLVHLDSNNNASYEICEPVAWDNIQLTNDLAKKAESAGLFIYGSLASRNQTTRETLLRLLDNDAVRLIDVNLRKPYDKQDVLELLLAKSDIVKLNDDELHIFASWNGIEKKTEKELIKWFVQHYKVEMLCVTRGEKGAAMFHENKLYEHPGFKVEAVDTVGAGDAFLAGLVASFLQKKSPSEALTFACATGAFVASKAGATPKYVMSEIHAIMEK; encoded by the coding sequence ATGAATATTACAAATAAGGAAATACTTTGCATCGGAGAGGTTTTGTGGGACAGAATTCCATCAGGAGCGAAACCGGGCGGAGCACCAATGAATGTGGCTTTACACCTGAATGCAATAGGGCTTGATGCATCAATAGCCAGTTCAGTTGGCAACGACAGTGCGGGCAAACAACTTATTGATTTTTTGCAAAATTTAGGAGTTGATACTTCATTAGTACAAACCGATAAGAAGTTACCTACCAGCGAAGTTTTAGTGCACCTCGATTCGAACAACAATGCCTCGTACGAAATTTGTGAGCCGGTGGCCTGGGACAATATTCAGCTAACTAATGATTTGGCTAAAAAAGCAGAAAGTGCGGGCTTGTTCATTTATGGTTCGCTGGCATCGCGCAACCAAACAACACGCGAAACACTTCTGCGATTACTCGACAATGATGCCGTAAGACTAATTGATGTAAACCTGCGCAAACCATACGACAAACAAGATGTTCTGGAACTTTTACTGGCCAAATCGGATATTGTAAAACTAAACGACGACGAACTACACATTTTTGCCAGCTGGAATGGAATTGAAAAAAAAACAGAGAAAGAATTGATCAAGTGGTTTGTACAACACTATAAAGTTGAAATGCTTTGTGTAACCCGGGGAGAAAAAGGAGCTGCGATGTTTCATGAAAACAAACTATACGAGCACCCTGGGTTTAAAGTAGAAGCGGTTGATACGGTGGGTGCCGGCGATGCTTTTCTGGCCGGATTGGTAGCCTCATTCCTTCAAAAAAAATCACCTTCTGAAGCGCTTACTTTTGCCTGCGCAACGGGTGCTTTTGTAGCATCAAAAGCAGGTGCTACTCCGAAATACGTCATGAGCGAAATTCATGCAATAATGGAAAAATGA
- a CDS encoding sugar porter family MFS transporter: MKQQNVSTVALIIALGGFLFGYDIAMMSGTTSQLEQLFVLNNFWLGFTVAIAIIGTIIGTLIIGKPAEKYGRKNTLIFLSGLFALSALGAAFAVNWTMLLLFRFLTGILLGCISVVTPMFIAEISPAKRRGRLVLLNQLFVVISLFLAFVVNYLLAKSIGSGSWRWMIGVEAIPAASFFLLLNRVPESPRWLVNQNRNDEALTVFTRIKANNPQEEVRLVQKSVEQEEKMGHGKLFVKENSFPITIAILMAAFNQLAGINAIMIYAPRVFEMAGFDANISLLQSISVGATNLVFTLVALTLIDRYGRRSLLMAGSVGMVFFLGMLSKSFFTEDYSDLGGYGVMIYLMGFIAFFAFSQGAVLWVVISEIFPNKVRSKGQALGSFTHWIMAAALIWGFPAFANMPGIGGGSSFAFFAFMMLIHFFFAWKVVPETKGKSLEEIQADMKKRSIK; encoded by the coding sequence ATGAAACAACAAAATGTATCAACAGTAGCCCTAATTATTGCCTTAGGTGGTTTTTTGTTTGGTTACGACATTGCAATGATGTCAGGAACAACTTCACAACTCGAGCAGTTATTTGTACTCAATAATTTTTGGCTGGGATTTACCGTTGCCATTGCTATAATTGGAACCATAATTGGCACTTTAATTATTGGAAAACCAGCCGAAAAATACGGACGCAAAAACACATTAATCTTTCTTTCCGGATTATTTGCACTTTCGGCCCTGGGAGCTGCTTTTGCCGTGAACTGGACTATGCTGCTTCTGTTTCGTTTTTTAACCGGAATATTGCTGGGGTGTATCTCTGTTGTAACTCCGATGTTTATAGCCGAAATTTCTCCGGCCAAAAGACGCGGACGTTTAGTACTGTTAAATCAACTTTTTGTGGTAATCTCCTTATTTCTTGCATTTGTGGTAAATTACCTCTTGGCCAAATCCATTGGATCCGGATCATGGCGATGGATGATTGGAGTGGAAGCCATTCCTGCAGCATCGTTTTTTCTGTTATTGAATAGGGTTCCGGAGAGTCCGCGCTGGCTGGTTAACCAAAACCGTAATGATGAAGCACTAACTGTATTTACGCGTATTAAAGCCAATAATCCGCAGGAGGAAGTTCGGCTTGTTCAAAAATCAGTAGAACAAGAAGAAAAAATGGGACACGGAAAACTTTTTGTTAAAGAAAACAGTTTCCCGATTACCATCGCTATTTTAATGGCAGCCTTTAACCAACTTGCAGGCATAAATGCCATAATGATATACGCCCCACGTGTTTTCGAAATGGCCGGATTTGATGCCAACATATCACTACTTCAATCTATTTCGGTTGGTGCCACAAACCTGGTTTTCACGTTGGTAGCATTAACACTTATCGACCGATACGGACGACGATCACTATTAATGGCGGGTTCGGTAGGTATGGTTTTCTTTTTGGGTATGCTCTCCAAATCGTTTTTTACCGAAGACTACAGCGACCTTGGCGGATATGGTGTAATGATTTACTTAATGGGATTTATTGCCTTTTTTGCTTTTTCGCAGGGTGCCGTTCTTTGGGTAGTTATCTCCGAGATTTTCCCGAACAAAGTGCGTTCTAAGGGACAGGCTCTTGGAAGTTTCACCCATTGGATAATGGCAGCGGCATTAATTTGGGGATTTCCGGCATTTGCCAATATGCCGGGAATTGGAGGTGGTTCATCATTTGCTTTTTTTGCTTTTATGATGTTGATACATTTCTTCTTTGCGTGGAAAGTAGTACCTGAAACAAAAGGTAAATCACTGGAAGAAATACAGGCTGATATGAAAAAAAGAAGTATTAAATAA
- a CDS encoding patatin-like phospholipase family protein, whose translation MRILSIDGGGIRGIIPGQILVALEEKLKQQSNNEDAKIADYFDLIAGTSTGGILTCIYLCPSESDPLKAKFSASDAVDLYIENGDEIFDITLKQKIKSAGGVIDEKYSAKELEESLKDYLGDLKLSELIKPCLVTSYDLRRRKAHFFRQHSAKTDNANDFLVREVARATSAAPTYFETAKVKSISAIPYPLVDGGVFANNPSLCAYAEARNLKGKPKAKDMFILSLGTGKVEKPYYYKQAKDWGLVQWVKPIIDIMMSGVAETVDYQLAQIFDAVGKPNNYVRIDPDLRNASHEMDDASIENLKELKIAGQICSEENDALFNRVAKKLISMTPD comes from the coding sequence ATGAGAATTTTATCAATTGACGGCGGTGGAATCCGGGGAATTATCCCAGGTCAAATCCTGGTAGCGCTCGAAGAGAAATTAAAACAACAAAGTAATAATGAGGATGCAAAAATTGCTGATTATTTTGATTTAATTGCAGGTACAAGCACCGGAGGAATTCTAACTTGTATCTATTTATGTCCTTCCGAATCGGATCCTTTAAAAGCAAAGTTCTCAGCTTCTGATGCGGTAGATTTATACATTGAGAACGGAGACGAAATATTCGACATCACGCTAAAGCAAAAAATAAAATCTGCCGGAGGAGTTATCGACGAAAAGTATTCAGCTAAAGAACTGGAAGAATCATTAAAGGATTACCTGGGAGATTTAAAACTTAGTGAATTGATTAAACCCTGTTTGGTAACATCTTATGACCTGAGAAGAAGAAAAGCGCATTTTTTCAGACAACATTCAGCTAAAACGGATAACGCCAATGATTTTCTTGTCAGGGAAGTCGCGAGGGCAACATCAGCTGCTCCAACTTATTTTGAAACTGCAAAAGTAAAATCCATCTCAGCCATTCCCTATCCTTTGGTTGATGGAGGTGTATTTGCCAACAATCCATCGTTGTGTGCTTACGCCGAAGCACGTAATTTAAAGGGTAAGCCAAAGGCAAAAGATATGTTTATTTTAAGCCTGGGAACCGGAAAAGTTGAGAAACCTTATTACTACAAACAGGCTAAGGATTGGGGACTGGTTCAGTGGGTAAAACCAATTATTGATATAATGATGTCTGGTGTTGCAGAAACAGTAGATTATCAGCTCGCCCAAATATTTGATGCGGTAGGCAAACCGAATAACTATGTACGTATTGATCCTGATCTTCGCAATGCCAGTCATGAAATGGACGACGCGTCAATAGAAAACCTGAAAGAACTAAAGATTGCCGGACAAATCTGTTCAGAAGAAAATGACGCATTATTTAATCGAGTTGCAAAAAAATTAATTTCAATGACTCCTGATTAA
- a CDS encoding aldo/keto reductase: protein MKYNLLGNTGLYVSELCLGTMTFGGRGMWTAIGTLPQDQVNSLVKQSVDGGINFIDTANIYSEGLSEQMTGQAIRDLGLKRDDLVIATKVRGQMGEGPNEVGLSKKHILQQADESLVRLNMDYIDLYQIHGFDQLTPLEETLEALDMLVKSGKVRYIGCSNLAAWQLMKALGISVQQHLSKFVSLQAYYTIAGRDLERELVPLLLDQKIGLMVWSPLAGGLLSGKYSRDEETKEGRRVNFDFPPVNKEKAFDIIDVMRKIAEDKNVGVAQIALSWLLHQPAVSSVIIGANKPEQLAENLSSVNINLEASELKELDEVSKLAPEYPGWMIERQSNGR from the coding sequence ATGAAGTACAATTTATTGGGAAATACAGGATTATACGTATCAGAACTTTGTTTGGGCACCATGACATTTGGCGGCCGTGGTATGTGGACAGCTATTGGAACATTGCCACAAGACCAGGTGAACAGTCTGGTGAAACAATCGGTTGACGGCGGGATAAACTTTATTGATACCGCTAATATTTACAGTGAAGGTCTGAGCGAACAAATGACCGGGCAGGCTATCCGCGACCTTGGGTTAAAACGAGACGACCTGGTGATTGCCACAAAAGTACGCGGTCAAATGGGCGAAGGCCCCAATGAGGTTGGGCTAAGTAAAAAGCACATACTACAACAGGCCGACGAAAGCCTTGTACGTTTGAATATGGACTACATTGATCTTTATCAGATTCATGGTTTCGACCAACTAACACCACTGGAAGAAACGCTTGAAGCACTTGATATGCTGGTTAAAAGCGGAAAAGTAAGATACATTGGGTGCAGTAATCTGGCAGCCTGGCAGCTGATGAAAGCACTGGGTATTTCGGTACAGCAACACCTGAGCAAATTTGTTTCGTTGCAAGCCTATTACACCATAGCCGGACGCGACTTGGAACGCGAACTGGTTCCCCTGCTTCTCGATCAAAAAATAGGATTAATGGTTTGGAGCCCCCTGGCAGGAGGCTTGTTAAGTGGCAAATACAGCCGCGATGAAGAAACAAAAGAAGGCCGAAGAGTGAATTTTGACTTTCCGCCCGTGAATAAAGAAAAAGCCTTTGACATTATAGATGTGATGCGAAAAATTGCCGAAGATAAAAATGTTGGTGTGGCTCAAATTGCCTTATCATGGCTGCTGCATCAACCCGCTGTTTCATCGGTAATTATTGGCGCCAATAAGCCTGAACAGTTAGCCGAGAATCTAAGTTCAGTAAATATAAACCTGGAAGCCAGCGAACTAAAGGAATTGGATGAAGTTAGCAAACTGGCCCCTGAATATCCGGGTTGGATGATTGAACGTCAAAGTAACGGCAGGTAA
- the folE gene encoding GTP cyclohydrolase I FolE: MSYREEIIYTSVNHKKNGKVNGQNKHELIGDNHIATSMDTPMRNDAFELSDERKMAIIEDKFRDIMKTMGLDLNDDSLKGTPHRVAKMFVQEIFSGLNPANKPKISVFENKFNYGEMLVERNINLNSTCEHHFLPIVGKAHVAYISSREVIGLSKINRIVDYFARRPQVQERLTVQIANELKTILKTDDVAVVIDAKHMCVSSRGIQDESSSTVTAEYSGKFKDKSVREEFLRYIEL, encoded by the coding sequence ATGAGTTACAGAGAAGAAATAATATATACCAGCGTTAACCATAAAAAGAATGGAAAGGTAAACGGCCAAAATAAGCACGAGTTAATTGGCGATAATCATATTGCCACATCAATGGATACGCCCATGCGCAATGATGCTTTCGAGCTGAGTGACGAAAGAAAAATGGCGATTATTGAAGACAAATTTCGCGATATAATGAAAACTATGGGGCTTGATTTGAATGATGATAGTCTGAAAGGAACGCCGCATCGTGTAGCCAAAATGTTTGTACAAGAAATTTTTAGTGGATTAAACCCGGCAAATAAACCAAAGATCTCGGTATTCGAGAACAAATTCAATTATGGAGAAATGCTCGTGGAAAGGAATATCAATCTGAATTCCACTTGCGAACATCATTTTCTGCCGATAGTAGGGAAAGCACACGTAGCTTACATTTCATCGCGCGAAGTAATTGGATTGAGCAAAATTAACCGTATTGTCGACTATTTTGCACGCCGTCCGCAGGTTCAGGAACGCTTAACGGTACAAATTGCCAACGAGCTTAAAACAATACTTAAAACTGATGATGTAGCAGTTGTTATCGATGCCAAGCACATGTGTGTATCGTCACGCGGAATCCAGGATGAAAGTAGCAGTACTGTTACTGCCGAATATTCCGGAAAGTTCAAAGACAAAAGTGTTCGCGAAGAGTTCCTGAGATATATCGAACTCTAA
- a CDS encoding PQQ-binding-like beta-propeller repeat protein, with product MKFLIFLSITLFFFSCSSNKTEIFQWRGEDRKGIFDEQNLLKEWPENGPKELWYVENIGDGFGSPTITDNEIFITGAIDSTATLFCIDLNGQKKWEVPFGKEWVKSYPGSRSQPTVVDDLIYVGSGMGNLHCLNRSNGELLWEKRFVEDFNGIYPRFGHSEAPVIDGDKVFWTPGGEEHNVVALNRFTGELIWSNEGHSERSGYNPGTLIKMPSRNIFVTFSAYNMMGFDTETGELLWTHAQDNTPLDKRQPGMGDTHSNGVIYDNGAIYYAAGDGNCGVKLQLSEDGTEITEVWCNKGFDSYMGGIVKIDNHLYGTATSKKLFRSIDASSGELTDSLKLGWGAVISADNMLYYYGQNGTLSLIDFNESGKMNQISDFKISRGTKEHFSHPVIKNGVLYQRHGQVLMAFDI from the coding sequence ATGAAATTCCTGATTTTTCTATCCATAACCCTATTCTTCTTTTCATGCAGTTCAAACAAAACCGAGATTTTCCAATGGCGTGGCGAAGACCGTAAAGGTATTTTCGATGAACAAAATCTTTTAAAAGAATGGCCGGAGAACGGACCGAAAGAACTTTGGTATGTTGAAAACATAGGAGATGGATTTGGCTCGCCAACCATAACCGACAATGAAATTTTTATAACAGGAGCAATTGATAGCACAGCAACATTATTCTGTATTGATTTAAACGGCCAGAAAAAATGGGAAGTGCCATTTGGAAAAGAATGGGTAAAGAGTTATCCGGGATCGCGCTCGCAACCAACCGTAGTTGACGATTTAATTTATGTTGGTTCGGGAATGGGAAATTTACATTGCTTAAATCGCTCGAACGGTGAGCTCCTTTGGGAAAAACGATTTGTTGAAGATTTTAATGGTATTTATCCCCGTTTTGGCCATTCGGAAGCACCTGTTATTGATGGCGACAAAGTTTTCTGGACACCCGGCGGAGAAGAACACAATGTGGTTGCCTTAAACCGTTTTACAGGAGAATTAATTTGGAGCAACGAAGGACACAGCGAACGCTCAGGTTACAATCCTGGAACGTTAATTAAGATGCCATCGCGCAATATCTTTGTCACATTTTCGGCATATAATATGATGGGCTTTGATACTGAAACAGGTGAGCTATTATGGACACATGCACAAGATAATACACCACTTGACAAACGTCAACCGGGTATGGGCGACACACATAGCAATGGTGTGATTTACGATAATGGAGCAATTTATTACGCAGCCGGCGATGGAAATTGCGGAGTAAAACTTCAACTTTCGGAAGACGGAACTGAGATTACTGAAGTATGGTGCAATAAAGGCTTCGACAGTTACATGGGAGGAATTGTAAAAATTGACAACCATTTATACGGTACAGCAACTTCAAAAAAGCTCTTTAGAAGTATTGATGCAAGCAGTGGAGAATTAACTGATTCGCTAAAATTGGGTTGGGGAGCTGTTATTTCAGCTGATAACATGCTTTATTATTATGGCCAAAACGGAACCTTGTCGTTAATCGATTTTAATGAATCCGGTAAAATGAACCAGATCAGTGATTTTAAAATATCAAGAGGAACAAAAGAGCATTTCTCGCATCCTGTTATAAAAAATGGTGTTTTGTATCAACGTCACGGGCAAGTGTTGATGGCATTCGATATTTAA
- a CDS encoding tRNA dihydrouridine synthase, whose translation MNNFWQDFKSPVFSLAPMEDVTDTVFREIVMGMAAPEKLHLVFTEFTSVEGMNHPVGRERVSERLIVNDSERALLKKLNIKIIAQIWGRDPEIYHNIAKYISENYDFDGIDINMGCPVKKVFKIGACSALIGEPERAKEIILATKEATHLPVSVKTRTGIKEHITENWIANLLEVDPAAIILHGRTQRMQSDGDANWDEIAKAVQLKKNLKPHIPVHGNGDLFSYQQGLDRVSQTGVDGVMIGRGIFQNPWFFNPEKEEISMHDRIEKLLAHTRLFEETWSPDKNFNILKRFYKIYLNSFPGAAKMRADLMEVKNYDEVYRYFDS comes from the coding sequence ATGAACAATTTTTGGCAAGATTTTAAAAGTCCTGTTTTTTCGTTAGCTCCAATGGAGGATGTTACCGATACAGTTTTTCGTGAGATCGTAATGGGAATGGCAGCACCTGAAAAGCTACACCTGGTTTTTACGGAGTTTACTTCTGTTGAGGGTATGAATCATCCGGTTGGACGCGAACGGGTTTCGGAACGATTGATTGTAAATGACTCGGAACGTGCTTTGCTCAAAAAACTTAACATTAAAATTATTGCCCAAATCTGGGGGCGTGATCCGGAAATCTATCACAACATTGCCAAATACATTAGCGAAAATTACGATTTCGACGGCATCGACATAAACATGGGCTGCCCGGTAAAAAAGGTATTCAAGATTGGTGCCTGTAGTGCACTGATCGGCGAACCGGAGCGTGCCAAAGAAATTATCCTGGCCACAAAAGAAGCTACTCACCTACCCGTGAGTGTTAAAACCCGAACAGGAATAAAAGAACACATCACCGAAAACTGGATTGCCAATTTACTGGAAGTTGATCCGGCAGCCATTATTCTGCACGGACGTACGCAACGCATGCAATCGGATGGCGATGCCAACTGGGACGAAATTGCAAAAGCCGTTCAACTAAAAAAAAATCTGAAACCCCATATTCCCGTTCATGGAAACGGCGATTTATTTTCTTACCAACAAGGACTGGATCGGGTCAGCCAAACCGGTGTTGACGGAGTAATGATTGGTCGTGGCATTTTTCAGAATCCCTGGTTTTTTAATCCTGAAAAAGAAGAAATTTCAATGCACGACCGAATTGAAAAACTGCTTGCACACACCCGACTGTTTGAAGAAACCTGGAGCCCCGACAAAAATTTCAATATCCTGAAACGTTTTTACAAAATCTACCTGAACTCCTTTCCTGGGGCGGCAAAAATGCGTGCCGACCTGATGGAAGTTAAAAACTACGACGAGGTGTATCGCTATTTTGATTCTTAG
- the trhO gene encoding oxygen-dependent tRNA uridine(34) hydroxylase TrhO — translation MFLYNRVNKEELKKKLAEETFQRKTISFYRYHILENPQEFRDELFRDWFPLDCFGRIYVACEGINAQMSVPEHHWKAFIKTLERHEIFKEIPIKYAIEDDGKSFYKLTIKVRPKLVADGLDDGAYDVTNVGKHLSGVEFHQHIGEENTVVVDMRNYYESEIGRFEGAICPEADTFREELEIVTDLLEDKKNKKILLYCTGGIRCEKASAYLKHKGFQDVNQLHGGILEYARQINTAKLDSKFIGKNFVFDERLGESVNGEVISKCHQCGKPCDLHTNCDNQGCHILFIQCPECAEKYHGCCTPECADEKVKGTGRQLDLRIGFGNSRKFRKSLSLMKAEQEKLNVQ, via the coding sequence ATGTTTTTATATAATCGGGTAAACAAGGAAGAGTTGAAAAAAAAGTTGGCAGAAGAAACCTTTCAACGCAAAACGATTTCATTTTATCGCTACCATATTCTGGAAAATCCACAAGAATTCAGAGATGAACTATTTCGCGATTGGTTTCCGTTGGATTGTTTCGGACGCATTTATGTGGCCTGCGAAGGGATTAACGCACAAATGAGCGTACCGGAGCATCATTGGAAGGCATTTATAAAAACATTGGAACGTCATGAAATTTTTAAGGAGATTCCGATTAAATATGCCATTGAAGACGATGGAAAATCATTTTATAAATTAACCATAAAAGTGCGCCCTAAATTGGTTGCCGATGGTTTGGACGACGGTGCCTACGATGTTACCAACGTAGGCAAACACTTATCAGGCGTTGAATTCCACCAGCACATCGGAGAAGAAAATACCGTGGTTGTTGATATGCGCAATTATTACGAAAGTGAGATCGGTCGTTTTGAAGGCGCCATTTGCCCGGAGGCGGATACTTTCCGCGAAGAGCTGGAAATTGTTACCGACTTGTTAGAAGACAAAAAAAATAAAAAAATACTGTTGTACTGTACCGGAGGTATTCGCTGCGAAAAAGCAAGTGCTTATTTAAAACACAAGGGATTTCAGGATGTTAACCAGCTGCACGGCGGAATTCTGGAATATGCCCGCCAGATTAATACGGCTAAGCTGGATTCAAAATTTATTGGTAAAAATTTTGTTTTTGACGAACGTTTGGGCGAAAGTGTAAACGGCGAAGTAATTTCAAAGTGCCATCAGTGTGGAAAACCCTGTGATTTGCATACTAACTGCGATAATCAAGGTTGTCATATCCTGTTTATTCAGTGCCCGGAGTGTGCCGAGAAATACCATGGTTGTTGCACTCCCGAATGTGCTGATGAAAAAGTAAAGGGAACCGGCCGCCAGTTGGATTTACGCATCGGTTTTGGCAACAGTCGCAAATTCAGAAAAAGCCTTTCGTTAATGAAAGCTGAGCAAGAAAAATTAAACGTTCAATAA
- a CDS encoding serine hydrolase domain-containing protein encodes MKKLIYLLTVLFLFGISCTTEDPKTKEAEHYLEQLRVESESIGWTATVSVDNEMVLSKGFGLAHYEQQVPVYPGKTKFRIGSISKALTAAGLGILIEEGKIDLDAPVQKYVPGFPEKRHEITTRQVAGHLAGIRHYRGNEFLSSKYYPTVKEGLAIFMNDTLLFEPGTKYSYSSYGFNLLSAVMEGASGEEFLHFMQTRVFDPLEMTETTAERMDSLILFRAGYYDMNNGKVINAPFVDNSYKWAGGGFISTSEDLVKFGNGMLNNTLFSEEVKRLLITPQTLRNGEKTGYGMGFSSGVDEFGREYYGHGGGSVGGCSNLIIYPGEKMVVAVITNDTNAKVGGEIYKIAELLLEN; translated from the coding sequence ATGAAAAAACTGATTTATCTGCTGACTGTTTTGTTTTTATTCGGTATTTCATGTACAACTGAAGACCCAAAAACAAAAGAAGCAGAACACTATCTGGAACAATTGCGTGTTGAAAGTGAATCGATAGGGTGGACAGCTACCGTTTCGGTCGATAATGAGATGGTCTTATCAAAAGGATTTGGATTAGCACACTACGAGCAACAGGTGCCGGTTTATCCCGGAAAAACAAAGTTTAGGATTGGAAGTATTTCAAAGGCCCTAACAGCTGCCGGGTTGGGGATTCTGATAGAGGAAGGTAAAATAGATCTTGATGCTCCTGTCCAGAAATATGTTCCTGGTTTCCCGGAAAAGAGACACGAGATAACCACACGACAAGTGGCCGGACATTTGGCCGGAATTCGTCATTACCGCGGAAACGAATTTCTTTCCTCGAAATACTATCCGACGGTGAAAGAAGGATTGGCGATTTTTATGAATGATACACTGCTTTTTGAGCCGGGGACAAAATACAGCTATTCCAGTTATGGTTTTAATCTGCTGAGTGCAGTTATGGAAGGGGCGTCGGGCGAGGAGTTTCTGCATTTTATGCAAACACGGGTTTTCGATCCGCTGGAAATGACAGAAACGACAGCCGAACGTATGGATTCTCTCATATTGTTTCGCGCCGGTTATTACGATATGAATAACGGAAAGGTGATAAATGCACCCTTCGTTGATAATAGTTACAAATGGGCAGGCGGTGGTTTTATTTCTACCTCTGAAGATTTGGTAAAGTTCGGAAATGGCATGCTAAACAATACGCTTTTTTCAGAAGAAGTAAAACGACTGTTGATTACTCCTCAAACCTTGAGGAATGGTGAAAAGACAGGATATGGAATGGGATTTTCTTCCGGGGTTGACGAATTTGGACGTGAATACTACGGGCATGGCGGTGGATCGGTAGGTGGTTGCAGTAATTTGATTATTTATCCTGGCGAAAAAATGGTGGTAGCCGTAATTACCAACGACACCAATGCGAAAGTGGGGGGTGAGATATACAAAATAGCAGAACTGTTGTTAGAAAATTAG
- a CDS encoding S8 family serine peptidase, which yields MKKMHLKVLALFCAGILIYSCDKTIVTDETGDEAFELKSASSLKNSYIVVLNDAELTEELAKLKGYEKKQNAVKAKSAKILKRAGITDGELGHMYGTALKGFSVKIAPGQLKKLENEPSVAYIEADKVVSLAPPPGKGPNKGDGGDTGGETPTQETPWGITRVGGAAVGTGKVAWVIDSGIDLDHPDLNVNTGLSKDFTNSRKAGADDENGHGTHVAGTIAAIDNNEGVVGVAAGASVVAVRVLDRRGSGTISGVVAGVDYVANNASSGDVANMSLGGGVSTTLDAAVLAASSSCTFVLAAGNESDNANNHSPARVNGTNIYTISACDINDNWAYFSNYGSGVDYCAPGYSILSTWKNGGYNTISGTSMAAPHAAGVLLMGSKNSDGSVNGDPDGNADSIIHL from the coding sequence ATGAAAAAAATGCATTTGAAAGTTCTGGCTCTTTTCTGTGCCGGAATATTAATCTATTCGTGTGATAAAACAATTGTAACCGACGAAACCGGTGATGAAGCTTTTGAGCTTAAATCAGCATCCTCATTAAAGAATAGTTACATAGTAGTTCTGAATGACGCTGAATTAACGGAAGAACTGGCAAAACTGAAAGGTTACGAAAAGAAACAAAATGCAGTAAAAGCCAAATCAGCAAAAATTTTAAAACGTGCCGGTATTACGGACGGTGAACTTGGACACATGTACGGAACTGCCTTAAAAGGCTTTTCAGTAAAAATTGCTCCCGGGCAATTAAAGAAACTTGAGAATGAGCCCTCGGTTGCATACATAGAAGCCGACAAAGTGGTATCGCTGGCTCCGCCTCCGGGAAAAGGACCAAATAAAGGAGATGGTGGCGATACGGGAGGCGAAACTCCAACGCAGGAAACGCCATGGGGCATTACCCGTGTTGGAGGTGCTGCTGTCGGGACAGGTAAAGTTGCCTGGGTCATTGATTCAGGGATTGATTTGGATCACCCCGACTTAAATGTTAATACTGGTCTTAGTAAAGATTTTACAAATTCGCGTAAAGCTGGTGCTGATGATGAAAACGGACATGGAACGCATGTGGCAGGAACAATTGCAGCAATTGATAACAACGAAGGTGTTGTTGGCGTTGCAGCCGGAGCATCTGTTGTTGCCGTGCGCGTGCTCGACCGTAGAGGAAGCGGGACCATTTCAGGAGTTGTTGCAGGAGTTGACTATGTAGCAAACAATGCTTCTTCAGGTGATGTGGCAAATATGAGCCTTGGCGGTGGTGTTTCAACAACTCTTGACGCTGCTGTTTTAGCGGCCTCATCAAGCTGTACATTTGTTCTGGCTGCCGGTAACGAAAGTGACAATGCTAATAACCATTCTCCTGCGCGAGTTAATGGAACAAATATTTACACTATTTCAGCCTGTGATATTAATGACAATTGGGCTTATTTCTCGAATTACGGAAGTGGCGTTGATTATTGTGCACCGGGATACAGTATTCTTTCAACCTGGAAAAATGGAGGTTATAACACAATTAGCGGAACATCAATGGCTGCACCACACGCAGCTGGTGTGCTATTAATGGGATCAAAAAACTCAGATGGTTCTGTTAATGGTGATCCTGACGGAAATGCAGATTCGATCATTCATTTGTAA